One genomic window of Deltaproteobacteria bacterium HGW-Deltaproteobacteria-6 includes the following:
- a CDS encoding adenosylhomocysteinase, translating to MAFQEIDKNLKYKVADLSLAAWGRKEMDLAENEMPGLMAVRKKYGRRKPLKGLKIMGSLHMTIQTAMLIETLKELGADLRWASCNIFSTQDHAAAAIAKAGSAKVFAWKGETLEEYWWCTEQALTWPDGSGPDLIVDDGGDATLFIHHGVKIEKNPQLLKQKIDNKEFAIIVSRLEQAYKKNPKRWQKVAAGIRGVSEETTTGVHRLYQMQASGELLFPAINVNDSVTKSKFDNLYGCRESLADGIKRATDVMMAGKMVVVCGYGDVGKGSAQSMRGFGARVVVTEIDPICALQAAMEGYEVKTLEEVAPMADIFVTATGCCDVITGKHMEMMKDEAIVCNIGHFDSEIDMHYLETSKVCRKENIKPQVDKWTLKSGRSILILAEGRLVNLGCATGHPSFVMSNSFTNQTLAQIELATKKYEVGVYTLPKKLDEEVALLHLGRLDAKVSRLTKKQAEYLGVPVDGPYKPEYYRY from the coding sequence ATGGCTTTTCAGGAAATCGATAAAAATCTGAAATATAAAGTTGCGGATTTATCTCTGGCTGCCTGGGGGAGAAAAGAGATGGATCTGGCGGAAAATGAAATGCCCGGTCTGATGGCGGTGCGCAAGAAATACGGACGCAGGAAACCTCTGAAGGGTTTGAAAATCATGGGCAGTCTGCATATGACGATTCAAACGGCCATGCTGATTGAGACGCTGAAGGAATTGGGTGCTGATCTCCGCTGGGCGTCCTGCAATATTTTTTCCACACAGGATCACGCGGCGGCAGCCATCGCGAAAGCCGGATCGGCGAAAGTATTCGCGTGGAAAGGCGAGACCCTGGAGGAATACTGGTGGTGTACGGAACAGGCCTTAACCTGGCCGGACGGTTCCGGACCTGATTTGATTGTGGATGACGGCGGCGATGCAACCTTGTTTATTCACCATGGCGTTAAAATAGAAAAAAACCCTCAATTGCTCAAACAAAAGATCGACAACAAGGAATTTGCAATCATTGTTTCACGTCTGGAACAAGCGTATAAAAAGAATCCCAAACGATGGCAGAAAGTTGCCGCCGGAATCCGGGGCGTGTCGGAAGAAACAACCACCGGCGTCCATCGCCTCTATCAGATGCAGGCGTCAGGCGAACTCTTATTTCCGGCCATCAACGTAAACGACTCCGTCACAAAATCAAAATTTGATAATTTATACGGCTGCCGTGAATCGCTGGCGGACGGTATCAAAAGGGCGACGGATGTTATGATGGCCGGTAAAATGGTTGTGGTCTGCGGTTACGGCGATGTCGGAAAGGGCAGCGCACAGTCCATGCGGGGATTCGGCGCCCGCGTCGTGGTGACGGAAATTGATCCCATCTGCGCTCTGCAGGCGGCGATGGAAGGTTATGAAGTGAAAACGCTTGAAGAGGTTGCGCCAATGGCGGATATATTCGTGACGGCAACCGGCTGCTGCGACGTCATTACAGGCAAGCACATGGAAATGATGAAGGATGAAGCTATCGTCTGCAACATCGGTCATTTCGACAGCGAAATCGATATGCATTATCTCGAGACAAGCAAGGTCTGCCGTAAAGAGAACATCAAACCGCAGGTGGATAAGTGGACGTTGAAATCAGGGCGTTCGATTCTCATTCTGGCTGAGGGGCGTCTGGTCAATCTAGGTTGTGCGACCGGTCATCCGAGCTTTGTCATGAGCAACAGTTTCACCAATCAGACACTGGCGCAGATTGAATTAGCCACTAAAAAATATGAGGTTGGCGTTTATACCTTGCCCAAGAAGCTGGACGAAGAAGTTGCCCTGCTGCACCTGGGCAGACTGGATGCCAAAGTTTCCAG